In a single window of the Metopolophium dirhodum isolate CAU chromosome 2, ASM1992520v1, whole genome shotgun sequence genome:
- the LOC132937948 gene encoding uncharacterized protein LOC132937948 → MKRLRDNSIVIIQPHRNHVGDANNTVLINSFRNVLKQRGSTENILLKTIYDEEARRHLVAASLYPWSSAESIMRLARRKSLPRLPNNLRELATLFDDGQLERFSCCEANFLRCCVQDTDGKTNIIFACTQLIHTVLLNDVNEIHADATFKIIPANMGYQLLVLHCMIQNYSIPIIYVLMESKTRRSYECVFQFVKNNLLPTLRPSIIITDYESALRDVLLSVFPGAQSVGCWFHHNQAVWRKMKKLGYLNHINNNDNALKALRLLMCLPLLPALNIENSFSLITAFARNHGVHLEQLFQYYQRYWLRNVGPHIISVYGLPRRTNNNVESFHNSLKVKFGTNHPSLWIFLDHLTNLNKNYHIIVNQLNNNLNPTRHLRFKFLANSMRIKNATQQLNLGLISSWQFLQRCSYVTEGYEQRQRIWALRNNDEMADEGQIENFEQIPPDELPLEVELNVGDPPARRPRELPLEERVNVADPPAESSVCMVCMVVAVNGTAAEYIILPCGHAWSQEKGLATSLIRDQTFKQ, encoded by the exons ATGAAAAGATTGAGAGATAACAGCATTGTTATAATTCAGCCACATAGAAATCATGTGGGGGATGCAAACAATACCGTCCTCATCAACagttttagaaatgtattaaaacaaagAGGATCAactgaaaatatattgttaaaaaccaTTTATGATGAGGAAGCAAGAAG gcatttGGTAGCTGCATCTTTATACCCCTGGTCATCTGCAGAGTCTATTATGCGTTTGGCCAGAAGAAAATCATTGCCCAGATTACCGAATAATTTAAGGGAACTTGCCACACTGTTTGATGACGGGCAACTTGAAAGATTTAGTTGTTGTGAGGCAAATTTTTTAAGATGTTGTGTACAAGACACTGATGGTAAAACAAACATCATATTTGCTTGTACTCAACTTATTCATACTGTGTTACTGAACGATGTAAATGAAATCCATGCAGACGCCACCTTCAAAATAATCCCAGCTAATATGGGATATCAATTATTGGTTTTGCATTGCATGATTCAAAATTAT tcCATACCTATCATTTACGTTCTGATGGAGAGTAAAACGAGAAGATCATATGAATGTGTCtttcaatttgtaaaaaataatttactacctacattaagaccaagtataattataacagattatGAAAGTGCTTTGAGGGATGTACTATTATCAGTTTTTCCTGGAGCCCAATCTGTTGGGTGCTGGTTCCATCACAACCAA gcTGTAtggagaaaaatgaaaaaactggGTTATTTAAAccatatcaataataatgacaatgcTCTAAAAGCGTTAAGACTATTAATGTGCCTTCCTCTATTGCCCGCTCTTAACattgaaaatagtttttcatTAATAACAGCATTTGCTCGAAACCATGGAGTTCATTTGGAACAACTATTTCAGTATTACCAAAG GTACTGGTTAAGAAATGTTGGACCACACATCATATCGGTTTATGGATTACCTCGGAGAACCAACAACAACGTTGAGAGTTTCCACAACTCTCTAAAAGTCAAATTTGGCACCAACCATCCAAGTTTATGGATATTTTTAG atcatttaacaaatttaaataaaaactaccaCATTATTGTCAATCAGctgaacaataatttaaatccaACTAGGCATTTAAGATTCAAATTTCTAGCTAATTCAATGCGAATCAAAAATGCTACCCAACAGCTAAATTTAGGATTGATTTCCAGTTGGCAATTTTTGCAGAGATGTTCTTATGTCACTGAAGGGTACGAGCAAAGACAACGGATTTGGGCTCTGCGCAACAATGACGAGATGGCCGATGAAGGACAGAttgaaaattttgaacaaataccACCTGACGAATTACCTTTAGAGGTTGAACTTAATGTTGGAGACCCACCAGCACGAAGGCCAAGGGAATTACCTTTAGAAGAAAGGGTTAATGTTGCTGATCCGCCGGCAGAAAGTTCTGTATGCATGGTGTGTATGGTAGTAGCGGTAAATGGAACTGCAGCCGAGTATATAATTTTGCCATGCGGCCATGCATGG tcACAAGAAAAAGGATTAGCAACATCTTTGATTAGAGACCAGACCTTTAAGCAATAA